The DNA sequence TATTACTACGATGAAAGACAGAAAGCCAAGTTCTATGAGATAAATGGAGAAACAGTGGTGGTGATGGATGAGTTGGTATTACTCAATAAGCCCAAATTCAATAACCAGCTGGACAGAAACTATTATTATTTCCTTAATAAGAAATTGTACAGGGTATATCCCTTGTTTGTAGCTGCTTTACAGCAATACAGAGATATTCAGAAGGAAATGACCAATCTGGATAGTAAGGCTAAAAGAAAGTATGTGAGGGATCGGCAGAATATGTTGGCAGACCAATATGAAAAGCAACTGCGGGATCTTACAACAACAGAAGGGCAGGTTTTTGCTAAATTAATGAACAGGGCAACAGGAAAGAATGTTTTTGAGATCATCAAAGAACTGAGAGGTGGATGGAGTGCCTTCTGGTGGAATGTAAAAGGAAAAATGGCAAGTATTGATCTCAAAGATCAGTATGACCCGCATAGAAACAGGACAGACGAATTTATAGAATCGCTGCTACAGTCTAACTGGAATTCAGGTTATCTTCAACCTTATCCGGGAGCTGGTGATTTTAAAGTAAAGAAATAATAAAAAATACCTGTAAGCAATTACAGGTATTTTTCTTTTAATTTATCAAATACTATTTGGTCGATAGGTAAAGGAAAAGGATTGTCCGGTCTGTTGATGTCTATCCATTCTGTTTTTTCAATGCAGGGATCCATAATCAGGAAATCTTCTTCATTGATAATATTGACTATATAATATATAGTAAGGAGTTGCTCATTTTCTCTGAACCTGGACACCAGAAAATCTTCCTGTGTATAAAAATGCTCTACAATATTTACCTTTACATTAAGTTCTTCATCAAACTCCCGATGAAGACATTCCAAAAGTCCCTCTCCATATTCCAGCCCTCCTCCCGGAAATTTTATTAACTGATCACCTGCATATTCTTCAAATAAGGTAAGCACTTTATTATCTTTTACAGCACAGGCATATACCCTGACGTTGATCTTATCTATCATATAAACTATTTTGTATAGCTAAATTAAGGAAATTCGTGATAAGTTGAAAGTTGAAAGTTGAAAGCTGAAAGTTCAAAATTGAAAATGGGATTTCGGGGGCTTATTCCACTTTCCTTTTTCAACTTTCAACTTATCGTTACTTCTTCACAGCATTCAGCATCTCTCTCTTTCCCGGTGGGCCCTGTTTCTTTTCAACACTAAAATTTAGTTCCTGGAGGATTCTCCTTACACTGCCTTTAGAGGAGTAGGTCGTTAATAATCCGTTCACACTCATTTTGTCCGAAACCATTTCAAATAATGGCTTTTCCCATAGGTCTGGTTGTACACGGGCACCAAAACAATCGTAATAAACGAGATTTATTTTAGGTAAATCAATGTTTTTTAACTCAAAAAAATCACATTTTATCTTTTTTAAATTAAAATTTTTAATGATTTCAACTGGTTTTTCCCACTCTGCTGTGTGAATTTTCTGATAAATTTCTTTGAATTCAATGTTATCAAAAAGTTCAAAATAGGATAAATCTTTAATTTCTGATTCATTTATGGGATATTTTTCCAGCGTGAAATAATTAATTACATGATTTTTGTCAGTTTTTAAATATTCATTAATTGTAACCAAAACATTCAAACCTGTTCCAAAACCGAGTTCTAAAATATT is a window from the Chryseobacterium sp. T16E-39 genome containing:
- the mnmD gene encoding tRNA (5-methylaminomethyl-2-thiouridine)(34)-methyltransferase MnmD, coding for MKREIKTTNDGSKTLFISELNENYHSHHGALQEAEHVFIKNGLILINDYEINILELGFGTGLNVLVTINEYLKTDKNHVINYFTLEKYPINESEIKDLSYFELFDNIEFKEIYQKIHTAEWEKPVEIIKNFNLKKIKCDFFELKNIDLPKINLVYYDCFGARVQPDLWEKPLFEMVSDKMSVNGLLTTYSSKGSVRRILQELNFSVEKKQGPPGKREMLNAVKK
- a CDS encoding NUDIX domain-containing protein codes for the protein MIDKINVRVYACAVKDNKVLTLFEEYAGDQLIKFPGGGLEYGEGLLECLHREFDEELNVKVNIVEHFYTQEDFLVSRFRENEQLLTIYYIVNIINEEDFLIMDPCIEKTEWIDINRPDNPFPLPIDQIVFDKLKEKYL
- a CDS encoding DUF4294 domain-containing protein, with amino-acid sequence MNFSKIFCLFLFFFGIGVFGQTDSIIAKPLSQYPPEALKVDEFGNKYYYDERQKAKFYEINGETVVVMDELVLLNKPKFNNQLDRNYYYFLNKKLYRVYPLFVAALQQYRDIQKEMTNLDSKAKRKYVRDRQNMLADQYEKQLRDLTTTEGQVFAKLMNRATGKNVFEIIKELRGGWSAFWWNVKGKMASIDLKDQYDPHRNRTDEFIESLLQSNWNSGYLQPYPGAGDFKVKK